The following are encoded in a window of Malassezia japonica chromosome 7, complete sequence genomic DNA:
- a CDS encoding uncharacterized protein (COG:Z; EggNog:ENOG503NTW8; BUSCO:EOG092631IR), translated as MPGEGAGARENVVVCVRLRPSEHDDGVWTFEHDSNRVLPTEQHPALAKRAGSSTQADDDELRATYDFRYDHLVLGNERTESLYDASVYPVVRAAMEGYNGTVFAYGQTGSGKTYTMSGTHDEPGVIPCAVHDVFSMIREAPHREFLLRVSYLEIYNETLQDLLAPPDATPKKGKTPRIVEERGRVVLSGLHEEVVTTPHEVLALLDRGQAARHVGATDWNTRSSRSHSVFQITIESREEGGGGGAVRVSQLNLIDLAGSERAASEAARRKEGAYINKSLLTLGTVIAKLTEPHPQDSHIPYRDSKLTRLLQTSLSGDARVAVICTISDSSAAATETLSTLKFGRRCKMVVTKAQKHVTVDDKALLEQYRKELDTLRARLEASTVESPPTTPTKDIEALRSERAAAAQEVAQMQETRTDLKQQIDHLTRLILTSRSVAAQTPARVPVEEYASPRRGPRMSDLPVRTPVATPRADFAQHAELATVRRELLQAKEAHYDAISTLEDELVAAKRETEAAKAAADEFKFEMQDMQHAYGQARDLAAENEGLYRDAQAELDTARDEADELRAELDAAKADADELRADNDLAKDEADELRAELDDLQAKIHEVIEERDAAFADAEDARRAARDTDAELDALREQVQVLQREADDARADADDARNDAEDARAAAAEAKRRTTEALASVSGTEKQLRQAREEHATDEAHREFRELVGSHAEASEKDTAHLHARIAALERALTEERATRDLNSLPERPPASPMRARRGMTPPRVPLRTRSTGGTPEPGDLRAQVEQQKALIATLNQSVEGWQARVQMQAKKIAQLAALVEDAPEPAGVTARYEQAIATPDRAAKDAEAKERRERIEEKRQRREAAEKLEAEKEERRIQEERRRREEERERRRREREEEREREKQREERAAAEREKQRDAERQEREAKREAERREREAKQARHEHERQSAARPALLTPTPQRPRSGSPRALPTPGSPSRALPTPSSPSRALPTPGSPSRRPLPSPTGPPLAVPPAPRDLPAPPSARVVPSGSVAALRASLTMHDGLRPQREPLAPLPDAGAPPTSPPDDAARRSAGPPPSHTIRARLSAYTDGAMPRKAPSTMALHERERSSSILRELNDLRAMPRVESSRTVYASPRLPSEKTQARLSAAAYRPDASQYYIS; from the exons ATGCCGGGAGAAGGCGCCGGGGCGCGTGAGAATGTGGTGGTGTgtgtgcgcctgcgcccgtcGGAGCACGATGACGGCGTGTGGACGTTTGAGCATGATAGTAACCGTGTGCTGCCTACCGAGCAGCACCCCGCGCTCGCGAAGCGCGCCGGAAGCAGCAcgcaggccgacgacgacgagctgcgcgcgacaTACGACTTCCGGTACGACCATCTGGTGCTGGGGAACGAGCGCACAGAGAGCCTGTACGATGCGAGCGTGTATCCGGTGGTGCGTGCCGCGATGGAGGGGTACAACGGCACGGTCTTTGCGTACGGCCAGACCGGCTCGGGCAAGACGTACACCAtgagcggcacgcacgacgagccgggCGTGATTCCGTgcgcggtgcacgacgTGTTTTCGATgatccgcgaggcgccgcaccgcgagTTTCTCCTGCGCGTGTCGTACCTTGAAATCTACAACGAGACGCTCCAGGacctgctcgcgccgccggacgcgaCGCCCAAGAAGGGCAagacgccgcgcatcgtcgaggagcgggggcgcgtcgtgctcagCGGCCTGCACGAAGAGGTCGTCACGACCCCGCACGAGGTCCTTGCTTTGTTGGACCGCGGCCAGGCAGCAaggcacgtcggcgcgacCGACTGGAacacgcgctcgtcgcgctcgcactCTGTCTTTCAGATCACCATCGAGAGCCGCGAggagggcggcggcggcggcgcggtgcgcgtctcgcAGCTGAACCTCATCGACCTCGCGGGcagcgagcgtgcggcgagcgaggcggcgcgccgcaaagaGGGCGCGTACATCAACAAGTCGCTCCTTacgctcggcacggtgATTGCGAAGCTCACCGAGCCGCATCCCCAGGACTCGCACATTCCCTACCGCGACTCGAAGCTGACGCGCTTGCTGCAGAcgtcgctcagcggcgacgcgcgcgtcgcggtgaTCTGCACCATCTCGGactcgtcggccgccgcgaccgagACGCTCTCGACGCTCAAGTTTGGGCGGCGGTGCAAGATGGTGGTGACCAAGGCGCAGAAGCATGTCACGGTCGACGAcaaggcgctcctcgagcagtaCCGCAAGGAactcgacacgctgcgtgcgcgcctcgaggccaGCACGGTCGAGTCGCcgcccacgacgccgaccaagGACAttgaggcgctgcgcagtgagcgcgccgccgccgcgcaagaGGTCGCGCAGATGCAAGAGACGCGGACCGACCTCAAGCAGCAGATCGACCACCTGACGCGCCTCATTCTCACGagccgcagcgtcgcggcgcagacccccgcgcgcgtgccggtcgaggagtacgcgtcgccgcggcgggggcCGCGCATGAGCGACctgccggtgcgcacgccggtcgcgacgccgcgcgccgactttgcgcagcacgccgagctcgcgacggtccgccgcgagctgctccaggCAAAAGAGGCGCACTACGATGCGATcagcacgctcgaggacgagctcgtggccgcgaagcgcgagaccgaggcggccaaggccgccgcggacgAGTTCAAGTTCGAGATGCAGGATATGCAGCACGCCTACggccaggcgcgcgacctcgccgcggaGAACGAGGGGCTgtaccgcgacgcgcaggccgagctcgacaccgcgcgcgacgaggcggacgagctgcgtgccgagctcgacgcggccaaggcggacgcggacgagctgcgtgccgacaACGACCTCGCaaaggacgaggcggacgagctgcgcgccgagctcgacgatctCCAGGCCAAGATCCACGAGGTGAttgaggagcgcgacgctgcgttTGCCGACGCGGaagacgcgcggcgcgccgcacgcgacaCGGACGCGGAgctggatgcgctgcgcgagcaggtccaggtgctccagcgcgaggccgacgatgcgcgtgccgacgccgacgacgcgcgcaacgacgccgaggatgcacgcgcggcggccgccgaggccaagcggcgcacgaccgaggcgctcgcgagcgtctcgggcaCCGAgaagcagctgcgccaggcgcgcgaggagcacgcgaccgacgaggcgcaccgcgagttccgcgagctcgtcggcagcCACGCCGAAGCGTCCGAGAAGGATACGGCGCACCtgcacgcgcgcatcgccgcgctcgagcgcgcgctgaCGGAAgagcgcgcgacgcgcgacctcaactcgctgcccgagcgcccgccggcgtcgccgatgcgcgcgcgccgcggcatgacgccgccgcgcgtgccgctgcgcacgcgctccacCGGCGGGACGCCCGAGCCCGGCGATCtgcgcgcgcaggtcgaACAGCAAAAGGCGCTCATTGCGACGCTCAACCAGAGCGTCGAGGGGTggcaggcgcgcgtgcagatGCAGGCGAAAAagattgcgcagctcgcggcgctcgtcgaagACGCGCCGGAGCCCGCGGGCGTCACGGCGCGCTACGAGCAGGCGATTGCGACGCCCGACCGCGCGGCGAAagacgccgaggccaaggagcgccgcgagcgcatcgaggagAAGCGGCaacggcgcgaggccgccgagaaGCTAGAGGCCGAAaaagaggagcgccgcatccaggaggagcggcggcggcgcgaggaagagcgcgagcggcggcggcgcgagcgcgaagaggagcgcgagcgcgagaagcagcgcgaagagcgcgcggccgccgagcgcgagaagcagcgcgacgccgagcgccaggagcgcgaggccaagcgcgaagccgagcgccgcgagcgcgaggccaag caggcgcggcacgagcacgagcggcagagcgccgcgcgccctGCGCTGCTCACGCCGACGCCCCAGCGCCCCCGCTCGGGCAGCCcccgcgcgctgccgacgcccggctcgccgtcgcgcgcactgCCGACACccagctcgccgtcgcgcgcgctgccgacgcccggctcgccgtcgcggcgccccCTCCCGTCGCCGACGGGGCCGCCGCTGGCGGTGCCCCCCGCGCCCCGCGACCtccccgcgccgccgtcggcgcgtgtcgtgccgagcggcagTGTTGCTGCGCTCCGTGCGAGTCTCACGATGCACGACGGGCTGCGCCcccagcgcgagccgcttgcgccgctgcccga cgccggcgcccccCCCACGTCCCCCCccgacgatgcggcgcggcggtcggccGGCCCCCCGCCCTCGCACACGATCCGTGCGCGTCTCTCTGCCTATACCGACGGGGCGATGCCTCGGAAAGCGCCCTCGACcatggcgctgcacgagcgcgagcggtcgtcgtcgatcctgcgcgagctgaaCGACCTGCGTGCGATGCCGCGCGTGGAAAGCAGCCGCACCGTCTATGCGTCCCCCCGCCTCCCGTCGGAAaagacgcaggcgcgcctctccgccgccgcgtacAGGCCCGACGCGAGCCAGTACTATATCTCGTAG
- a CDS encoding uncharacterized protein (EggNog:ENOG503NVAT) gives MSGAQGRVPLCPVTLVPGPSLVFDDVYDNGSPSLRHVVLRNPTAAPLEVSLGGQDGVRWAQLRANVPLPSLLLWDSDGASNTVPWARADGLSPAHLRALRHMAANLETVSSLALGAGEERVLYVEVRVRELGNDRSSEKHALHATLRLATDGTQTEVPVRVTTAAPDFALESVGDGAPQRERTLVLELGDVVVGAPVAREVVVTNASALECFAQLQRPDDAEGDARDPVVSVVDAASGAPWPLVAAQPSSSAYAPVALAPHSSRRLAIELQPRASCANYEQTLTLVNLHAQAESLRILVRANILAAASDEALAVLSESPLDFGDCCGGQWTRQLLILKNTADVPLDVRFQTEKHVEATFQLAELAPARDSADEDMVGDDDVPLGGSSTTAAAHRPVEDARTPLVQAHSGPDVAPLEGSLGLGLPPLVSGVPRAGSDTTSSNASQAGSRVASPEPVHESASSEAERSVAASAPTASIAPSQDTSSLPSSGSAQREPSRLASYSVSALTSHHGRAPLRRMHDPVAMLRGAGESQHNQVEELVLRPGAQYRVVVSYRPPREEVDETYSAGRLKQLTFSIFLDYARFSDNARAHGGRQRRTILCHTRTCTPFISVNPKIVEFGMAGVGTRKTAQIAVTNHSELSTRVLMRFVSKVLSMYMDEIAIPARQTIEVKMDFFPRRVNEAYRKQITVMNLLNRHNDQIFEVRARNVDLQRVSFHSLFYRILTPSGSNYIDFGDVNIHSSRVRSFAIENLCEKRLALEMSVAHPEDLQLFVKAPQLKSVQEAHNNDEEPRRARSGTERKERFLETISTDASTLARKELVPEAKRPAKRDESRPPKPTNLVQALKRGGRGRVTYRHGAAVAFKDRTLLHPLEYLDLASGPPKDASRLSAKSRKQQRIQAQGEPERPTPPRTPRRAPTPAERLGSESRSLSRPASRAECGSPVRAKASPALTAKLRTLPLLSNPVDVAHLNLDELVAALVNQSPTLSTFFLRGLETEERLVRTEINLQRALREAIESGQLVPIGMLEVPPHAEMQVVAVYTPNGSTRPHIQGNARKQDSRIFLRLLEFDARRAASVPEFAALQARDIDELPVRDLMVRSQVCRSMLELGQPHINFGQMDKGDVRERKIWIQNRSEWALRYYIRKSGSIASGDIRLGLGRYGIVPGYGKRGVDFTFSPSLSGPFQEKLLVENIADHDNDQPVVLKASVRKVANFAIDPSSLHFGTCRAGHVSMPESVLVSNTTNKNRTFLVKVDDSLPAAVPIDVLVATSSDTATRRALSREEEEEVETLLQKLKIASRKGNADKLAKYQDRLQNLGVPIPKVDGVEDAEDTEEASMEEDVRHDYTLVWPASRADDAQTRTSLTLQLAPQQSQKLLLRVRVPRGAHASAVHIGLKIHEAKNSDETRSVAVHARIEI, from the coding sequence ATGAGTGGTGCGCAAGGGCGCGTGCCTCTGTGCCCGGTGACGCTCGTCCCGGGCCCGTCGTTGGTGTTTGATGATGTCTATGATAacggctcgccgtcgctgcggcatgtcgtgctgcgcaacccgaccgccgcgccgctcgaggtgtcgctcggcggccaggacggcgtgcggtgggcgcagctgcgtgcgaaTGTGCCGCTGCCCAGTCTCCTGCTGTGGGACAGCGACGGGGCGAGCAATACGGTGCCGtgggcgcgtgccgacggccTCTCGCCCGCGCACctccgcgcgctgcggcacaTGGCCGCGAACCTCGAGACGGTTTCTTccctggcgctcggcgcgggcgaggagcgcgtgctgtacgtcgaggtgcgcgtgcgcgagcttgGAAACGACCGCAGCAGCGAAaagcacgcgctgcacgcgacgctgcgcctcgcgaccGACGGGACGCAGACCGAGGTGCCGGTCCGCGtgacgaccgccgcgcccgactttgcgctcgagtcggTGGGCGACggggcgccgcagcgcgagcgcacgctcgtgctcgagctcggcgacgtggtcgtcggcgcgccggtcgcccgcgaggtcgtcgtGACAAacgcgtcggcgctcgagtgctttgcgcagctccagcgcccggacgacgccgagggcgacgcacgcgacCCGGTCGTGTCGgtggtcgacgcggcgagcggcgcgccgtggccgctcgtcgccgcgcagccctcgagctcggcgtacgcgccagtggcgctcgcgccgcactcgtcgcggcgcctcgcgatcgagctgcagccgcgtgcgtcgtgcgccaACTACGAGCAGACGCTCACGCTGGTCAACCTgcacgcgcaggccgagtcgctgcgcatccTCGTGCGCGCCAATATcctcgcggccgcctccgacgaggcgctcgcggtgctcaGCGAGAGCCCGCTCGACTTTGGCGACTGCTGCGGCGGGCAGTGGACGCGCCAGCTGCTCATCCTCAAAAACACGGCCGACGTcccgctcgacgtgcgcttCCAGACGGAGAAGCACGTCGAGGCCACCttccagctcgccgagctcgcgccggcgcgcgacagcgccgacgaggacatggtcggcgacgacgacgtcccgctcggcggctcgtcgaccaccgccgcggcgcaccgcccgGTGGAagacgcacgcacgccgctcgtccAGGCGCACTCGGGGCCGGAcgttgcgccgctcgaaggctcgctcggcctcggcctgccgccgctcgtgaGCGgggtgccgcgcgcgggcTCCGACACCACCTCGTCGAACGCGTCGCAGGccggctcgcgcgtcgcctcgcccgagccggtgcacgagagcgcgagcagcgaggcggagcgctcggtggcggcgagcgcgccgacggcgagcaTCGCCCCGTCGCAGGACAcgagctcgctgccgagcagcgggAGCGCACAGCGCGAGCCGTCGCGCCTCGCATCCTACTCGGTGAGCGCCTTGACGTCGCaccacggccgcgcgccgctgcggcgcatgcacGACCCGGTGgcgatgctgcgcggcgctggcgagTCGCAGCACAaccaggtcgaggagctcgtgctCCGGCCCGGCGCACAGTACCGCGTCGTGGTGTCCTaccggccgccgcgcgaggaggTCGACGAGACGTACAGCGCGGGGCGCCTCAAGCAGCTCACCTTTTCCATCTTTTTGGACTATGCGCGCTTCAGCGAcaatgcgcgcgcgcacggcgggcgccagcgccgcacgatTTTGTGCCACACACGCACCTGCACGCCGTTCATCTCGGTCAACCCCAAGATTGTCGAGTTCGGCATGGcgggcgtcggcacgcgcaagACGGCGCAGATCGCCGTGACGAACCACTCGGAGCTGAGCACGCGCGTGCTGATGCGCTTCGTGTCCAAGGTGCTGAGCATGTACATGGACGAGATCGCGATCCCCGCGCGCCAGACGATCGAGGTCAAGATGGACTTTTttccgcggcgcgtcaACGAGGCGTACAGGAAGCAGATCACCGTCATGAATCTGCTCAATCGGCACAATGACCAGATCTTTGAagtgcgcgcgcgcaacGTCGATCTGCAGCGGGTGTCGTTCCACTCGCTCTTCTACCGCATCCTCACCCCGAGCGGCTCCAACTACATCGACTTTGGCGACGTAAACATCcactcgtcgcgcgtgcgcagctttGCGATCGAGAACCTCTGCGAAaagcggctcgcgctcgagatgagcgtcgcgcatccCGAGGACCTGCAGCTCTTTGTcaaggcgccgcagctcaAGTCCGTGCAAGAGGCACACAAcaacgacgaggagccgcgccgcgcacgctcgggcaccgagcgcaaggagcgcttCCTCGAGACAATCTCGACCGacgcctcgacgctcgcgcgcaaggagctcgtgcccgaggccaagcgcccggcaaagcgcgacgagtcgcGCCCGCCCAAGCCCACAAACCTCGTCCAGGCGCTCAAGAGGGGCGGGCGGGGGCGTGTGACGTAccgccacggcgccgccgtcgcgttCAAGGACCGCACGCTCCTGCACCCGCTCGAGTACCTCGACCTGGCAAGCGGGCCGCCAAAGGACGCAAGCCGCCTCTCGGCCAAGTCGCgcaagcagcagcgcatccaggCGCAGGGCGAGCCAGAgcgcccgacgccgccgcgcacgccacggcgcgcgccgacccctgccgagcgcctcggcagcgagtcgcgctcgctcagccgcccggcgagccgcgcagagtgcggctcgccggtgcgcgctAAGGCGAGCCCGGCGCTGACGgccaagctgcgcacgctcccgCTGCTCTCGAACCCGGTCGACGTCGCACACCTgaacctcgacgagctggtcgcggcgctggtgAACCAGTCGCCGACGCTCTCGACCTTTTtcctgcgcggcctcgagaCAGAGGAGCGGCtggtgcgcaccgagatCAACCTCCAGCGCGcactgcgcgaggcgatcgaAAGCGGGCAGCTCGTGCCGATCGGCATGCTCGAAGtcccgccgcacgccgagaTGCAGGTCGTGGCCGTCTACACGCCGAATGGCAGCACGCGGCCGCATATCCAGGGCAATGCGCGCAAGCAGGACTCGCGCATCTTTttgcgcctcctcgagtttgacgcgcgccgcgcggcgagcgtcccGGAattcgccgcgctgcaggcgcgcgacattgacgagctgccggtgcgcgacctGATGGTGCGTTCGCAGGTGTGCCGCAGCATGCTGGAGCTCGGCCAGCCGCACATCAACTTTGGCCAGATGGACaagggcgacgtgcgcgagcgcaagatCTGGATCCAGAACCGCAGCGAGTGGGCGCTGCGCTACTATATCCGAAAGAGCGGAAGCATCGCCAGTGGCGAtatccgcctcggcctcgggcgctACGGCATCGTGCCGGGCTACGGcaagcgcggcgtcgacttTACCTTTTcgccgtcgctctcggGGCCGTTCCAAGAAAAACTGCTCGTGGAAAACATTGCGGACCACGACAACGACCAGCCGGTCGTGCTCAAGGCGTCCGTGCGCAAGGTCGCCAACTTTGCCATCGACCCGAGCTCGCTGCACTTTGGCACCTGCCGCGCGGGTCACGTCTCCATGCCGGAAAGCGTGCTGGTGAGCAATACCACAAACAAGAACCGCACGTTCTTGGTCAAGGTCGACGACAGCCTGCCGGCTGCCGTCCCgatcgacgtgctcgtcgcgacgtcgagcgacacggcgacacgccgcgccctCTCGCGCGAAGAAGAGGAAGAGGTCGAGACACTCTTGCAAAAGCTCAAgatcgcgtcgcgcaaGGGGAACGCCGACAAACTCGCCAAGTACCAAGACCGCCTGCAAaacctcggcgtgccgatTCCCAAGGTGGATGGCGTAGAGGACGCGGAGGATACAGAGGAGGCCAGCATGGaggaggacgtgcgccaTGACTACACACTCGTGTGGCCAGCATCGCGCGCAGACGATGCACAGACACGCACGTCCCTCACCTTGCAACTCGCGCCACAGCAGAGCCAGAAACTCTTGCTCCGCGTGCGCGTCCCGAGGGGGGCACACGCTAGTGCCGTGCACATCGGCCTCAAGATTCACGAGGCGAAAAATAgcgacgagacgcgcagcgtcgccgtGCATGCACGCATTGAGATATGA
- a CDS encoding uncharacterized protein (SECRETED:SignalP(1-25)): MQFTRIFAATAVVAASVAMASPAAQAPVVADAGLQRRSNSSKPCGGGLLGVLDNVLEEIVPEVKPLLKGLDATEDQIGKAIPLVGDLLDLLKEICVG; encoded by the exons ATGCAGTTCACTCGCATCTTTGCCGCTACTGCCGTTgtcgccgcctcggtggcCATGGCCtcgcctgccgcgcaggcCCCTGTTGTCGCTGACGCCGGCCtccagcgccgctcgaACAGCAGCAAGCCCTGCGGCGGTGGTCTCCTTGGCGT CCTTGACAACGTTCTCGAGGAGATCGTGCCCGAAGTCAAGCCTCTCCTCAAGGGCCTTGATGCTACCGAGGACCAGATTGGCAAGGCCATTCCTCTCGTTGGCGACCTCCTTGACCTCCTCAAGGAAATCTGCGTCGGTTAA